The following coding sequences are from one Cenarchaeum symbiosum A window:
- a CDS encoding GTPase (COG0012) yields MQIGLLGKANVGKSTFFSAATETPVQVGNFPFTTIEPNVGVAYARTECACKVLGVQHETKFCIGGTRFVPVGLIDVAGLVPGAHEGKGLGNRFLDDARQAEVLIHVVDIAGTTDLQGQPVPAGTHDPMEDVRFVQEEFEMWFVQILEREWAKVSREALLKAADLGEGIARRFSGLGTTEADVRAVLLESGLSAKKPSDWDSGDISGFARALRRRTKPIIVAANKADLCGDLDIVSKIEGRAVPCSAEAELLLRKAAGAGLVEYVPGSDGFAVKEGTAVSPPQQKALDLVGSVFEKIGTTGIQEAINAAVFELLGLMVVYPVEDEGRFCNKDGEVLPDARLLPAGSTARQLAGTIHTDIEKGFLHAIDCKTRQRIGADHELKHGDVIKVVSTAGRG; encoded by the coding sequence AGAGCCCAACGTGGGGGTCGCCTATGCCCGGACCGAGTGCGCCTGCAAGGTGCTTGGCGTCCAGCACGAGACAAAGTTCTGCATCGGGGGCACGCGCTTTGTGCCTGTCGGGCTGATCGATGTGGCGGGGCTGGTCCCGGGGGCCCACGAGGGCAAGGGCCTTGGGAACCGGTTCTTGGATGATGCAAGGCAGGCAGAAGTGCTCATCCATGTAGTGGATATTGCGGGGACGACCGACTTGCAGGGCCAGCCTGTTCCCGCGGGGACGCACGACCCGATGGAGGATGTCAGGTTTGTGCAAGAAGAGTTTGAGATGTGGTTTGTACAGATACTGGAGAGGGAGTGGGCGAAGGTCTCCAGGGAGGCCCTGCTCAAGGCGGCCGATCTCGGGGAAGGCATAGCCAGGCGCTTTAGCGGCCTTGGCACTACCGAGGCCGACGTCCGGGCTGTCCTGCTGGAGTCGGGCCTTTCCGCAAAAAAGCCGTCTGACTGGGATTCTGGGGACATATCGGGGTTTGCGCGGGCTCTTCGCAGGCGCACAAAGCCCATAATTGTTGCAGCCAACAAGGCGGACCTGTGCGGCGACCTGGATATAGTATCCAAGATAGAGGGCCGCGCCGTTCCGTGCAGCGCAGAAGCTGAGCTGCTGCTGAGAAAGGCTGCAGGTGCTGGGCTCGTCGAGTATGTGCCGGGCTCTGACGGCTTTGCGGTAAAAGAGGGCACTGCGGTGTCGCCCCCACAGCAAAAGGCGCTCGACCTTGTCGGGTCCGTCTTTGAAAAGATAGGGACTACAGGGATACAGGAGGCTATCAACGCGGCAGTCTTTGAGCTGCTGGGGCTAATGGTGGTGTACCCTGTCGAGGATGAGGGGAGGTTCTGCAACAAGGACGGCGAGGTGCTCCCCGACGCTAGATTGCTCCCCGCGGGATCCACGGCGAGGCAGCTTGCGGGGACAATACACACGGATATAGAAAAAGGGTTTCTGCACGCGATCGACTGCAAGACAAGGCAGAGGATAGGCGCAGACCACGAGTTAAAGCACGGGGATGTAATCAAGGTGGTCTCTACGGCAGGGAGGGGATAG